A DNA window from Hordeum vulgare subsp. vulgare chromosome 1H, MorexV3_pseudomolecules_assembly, whole genome shotgun sequence contains the following coding sequences:
- the LOC123395673 gene encoding uncharacterized protein LOC123395673, producing the protein MSFSLAIKVTSIRGTMRMHIKPPPSDQIWYGFTSMLELMWELEYSVGDRKITNSHVASLISNRIKASLHQSLVLPNCESIPMSWMISEKDDWMPRRVAPFIWLNREHIHSKAASSHSSDMRKLQPDDVAALKVSSNSEASKSSPPAPSNRSNEEPLKKVTSTRWPKQEPRTEASTSSGSSLPSEAELSNQLMAPLLRTGEFEEDAYENAAVGSSLQVVAVVPAAHRRPPLSSSASLGEYDLKRKGSKRAAVISLGRKMSGKLEEKTRHIVDKIKESSGKEQ; encoded by the exons ATGTCGTTTTCATTGGCAATTAAAGTAACTTCTATTCGTGGGACAATGCGCATGCATATAAAGCCTCCTCCCTCAGATCAAATATGGTATGGATTTACATCAATGCTAGAGCTTATGTGGGAATTGGAGTATTCAGTTGGGGACAGGAAGATCACCAACAGCCACGTCGCTTCGCTTATCAGCAACAGAATCAAG GCTTCGCTTCACCAAAGCTTGGTACTGCCGAATTGTGAAAGTATTCCTATGTCATGGATGATATCAGAGAAGGATGATTGGATGCCTCGCAGAGTTGCACCTTTTATATGGCTGAATCGTGAACACATACACAGCAAGGCAGCAAGCAGTCATAGTTCAGACATGAGAAAGCTCCAGCCTGATGATGTTGCCGCACTAAAGGTCAGTTCCAACAGTGAAGCTAGCAAATCAAGTCCACCTGCTCCTTCAAATAGAAGCAACGAGGAACCGCTGAAGAAGGTGACATCCACTCGTTGGCCTAAACAAGAACCCAGAACAGAAGCATCAACCAGCTCCGGTTCTTCCCTACCTTCGGAAGCTGAACTTTCTAACCAGTTGATGGCGCCGCTGCTGAGAACCGGGGAATTCGAGGAAGATGCTTATGAAAATGCAGCAGTGGGCTCTTCTCTTCAGGTAGTAGCGGTGGTACCTGCTGCGCATCGGCGACCGCCATTGTCATCCTCTGCTTCTCTTGGGGAGTATGACCTGAAGAGGAAAGGCAGCAAGCGAGCTGCGGTGATCAGTTTGGGGAGGAAGATGAGCGGCAAATTGGAAGAAAAGACACGGCACATTGTCGATAAGATTAAGGAGAGTTCTGGAAAGGAGCAATAG
- the LOC123395680 gene encoding uncharacterized protein LOC123395680 has translation MGSDVSVAGGVSPTANSDPRPVPSPPPAATRRRPGRRPRGLVGGCPWPPPLLRGARQAQRLRADTYVTDKFGGKVKKERLRPLDMSGVKFHKRIIYCIKRRCHLGSRINKLRSNNPGSYQQKDSI, from the exons ATGGGGTCGGACGTCAGCGTGGCCGGGGGTGTGTCACCTACGGCTAA TTCGGACCCTCGCCCCGTCCCCTCCCCTCCGCCGGCTGCGACCCGGCGGCGTCCTGGTCGACGACCTCGTGGCCTCGTAGGTGGTTGCCCGTGGCCTCCTCCGCTTCTTCGAGGAGCTCGGCAAGCGCAGCGCCTGCGAGCAG ATACGTATGTCACAGACAAATTTGGGGGGAAGGTCAAGAAGGAGAGACTTCGACCACTTGACATGAGTG GTGTGAAGTTTCATAAAAGGATCATCTATTGCATCAAGAGAAGATGCCATCTTGGCTCCAGAATCAACAAACTACGCAGCAACAATCCG